One window from the genome of Bacillus sp. SM2101 encodes:
- the hutI gene encoding imidazolonepropionase: MKPLFIRNANEVITLKGSSEHPRKLEQMENLEVIKGGSVWLESDKIIAVGTDEQLHEQFKNRIDEAEVIDARGKVVLPGLVDPHTHLVHAGSRENEFNMRLKGASYMDIMNAGGGIHASTKATKEASHDQLYVESKRRLDQFLLHGVTTVEAKSGYGLALEHEIKQLEVAKQLNDDHVIDIVSTFMGAHAVPAEYKDRPDEFVDVVVNEMIPKVAQTKLAEFNDVFCEHGVFTPEQSKRILQAGLEHGLLPKIHADEIEPYGGAETAAEVGAVSADHLLKASEKGMEMMAENDVIGVLLPGTAFFLMAEFANGRKMIDKGVPVALSTDCNPGSSPTVSLPFIMNLGCLKMGMTPAEVICAATINAAHAIKRGQEIGSIEVGKKADILIVDVPNYMQLPYHYGMNHTDTVIKNGKIVVDGGKLCV, encoded by the coding sequence ATGAAACCACTTTTTATTAGAAATGCAAATGAAGTGATAACGCTGAAAGGTAGTTCAGAACATCCACGTAAGTTAGAGCAAATGGAAAACCTTGAAGTAATTAAAGGCGGCAGTGTCTGGTTGGAGAGCGACAAAATCATAGCTGTTGGTACGGATGAACAACTACATGAACAATTTAAGAATCGAATTGATGAAGCAGAAGTGATTGATGCGCGAGGCAAAGTGGTTTTACCTGGCTTAGTAGATCCGCATACACATTTAGTGCATGCAGGAAGCCGGGAAAATGAATTTAATATGCGCCTAAAAGGTGCGAGCTATATGGATATTATGAATGCTGGTGGTGGCATTCATGCATCGACAAAAGCAACGAAGGAAGCTAGTCATGATCAATTATATGTGGAAAGTAAACGTAGACTAGATCAGTTTTTACTTCATGGTGTTACGACTGTGGAAGCGAAAAGTGGCTATGGCTTAGCATTAGAGCATGAAATAAAGCAGCTTGAAGTAGCAAAACAGCTCAATGATGATCACGTCATTGACATTGTTTCTACTTTTATGGGTGCACATGCGGTACCTGCCGAATATAAAGATCGACCTGATGAGTTTGTAGATGTCGTTGTAAATGAAATGATCCCTAAGGTTGCTCAGACAAAACTTGCTGAATTTAATGACGTATTTTGTGAACACGGTGTGTTTACACCAGAGCAATCAAAGCGTATTTTACAAGCTGGATTGGAACATGGCTTACTTCCTAAAATCCATGCAGATGAGATTGAGCCATATGGCGGAGCAGAAACTGCAGCAGAAGTTGGAGCAGTGTCGGCTGACCATTTGCTTAAAGCTTCGGAAAAAGGTATGGAAATGATGGCAGAAAATGATGTTATAGGCGTGTTGCTCCCAGGAACAGCATTTTTCCTCATGGCTGAATTTGCAAATGGGCGCAAAATGATTGATAAAGGTGTCCCAGTAGCTTTATCCACTGATTGTAACCCTGGGTCTTCACCTACTGTTTCATTGCCATTTATTATGAATCTGGGCTGTTTAAAAATGGGTATGACTCCTGCTGAAGTCATTTGTGCTGCAACAATCAATGCTGCTCATGCGATTAAACGAGGACAAGAAATAGGTAGTATTGAGGTCGGTAAAAAAGCAGATATATTAATTGTCGATGTACCGAATTATATGCAATTACCATACCATTACGGCATGAACCATACTGATACGGTTATTAAAAACGGTAAAATTGTCGTTGATGGAGGGAAGCTTTGTGTCTAA
- a CDS encoding Crp/Fnr family transcriptional regulator produces the protein MYVQMLRKINIFQDLPEQSLAFISENLKSQYFNKGEIIFSEVEEATSVFFVKSGIVRLTKGDQTGKEIVVCLKKAGDIFAEAALFSEEGTRYPATSQMLQEGEVLYLDTNHLQVELMQNPDIAVEMIRYMSRQLRSFTSIIRDIALLDVYSKTISTLDRLAKEFGSKKSKGVQIELPLTVQEFANIIGATRESVSRVFSKLKSEHIIDIEEKKIIICDWNQFSTMYKH, from the coding sequence ATGTATGTCCAGATGTTACGAAAAATAAATATATTTCAAGATTTACCAGAGCAATCATTAGCCTTTATTTCGGAAAATCTTAAATCTCAATATTTTAATAAGGGGGAGATTATCTTTTCTGAAGTCGAGGAAGCTACATCAGTTTTTTTTGTGAAATCTGGCATTGTTCGCCTCACAAAAGGAGACCAGACTGGAAAAGAGATTGTTGTTTGTTTAAAAAAAGCAGGAGATATATTTGCTGAAGCAGCGTTATTTAGCGAAGAAGGAACAAGATACCCTGCAACTTCTCAAATGCTTCAAGAGGGGGAAGTTTTATACTTAGACACGAATCATTTGCAAGTTGAATTGATGCAAAACCCAGACATAGCTGTCGAAATGATTCGTTATATGAGTCGGCAGCTACGTAGCTTTACATCAATCATAAGAGATATCGCCTTACTGGATGTATATAGTAAAACAATTTCAACATTAGATCGATTAGCAAAAGAATTTGGAAGTAAAAAAAGTAAAGGTGTTCAAATTGAACTGCCTTTAACAGTACAAGAATTTGCAAACATAATTGGAGCTACCCGTGAAAGCGTAAGCCGAGTTTTTTCAAAATTAAAAAGTGAACATATTATAGACATTGAAGAAAAGAAAATCATCATTTGTGACTGGAATCAATTTTCGACGATGTATAAACACTAA
- the hutU gene encoding urocanate hydratase, which yields MMSTNKRSIENYTGSELHAKGWIQEAALRMLMNNLNEDVAERPEDLVVYGGIGKAARNWESYDAIIKTLHNLEDDETMLVQSGKPVAVFKTHTDAPRVLIANSNLVPAWANWDHFHELDKKGLMMYGQMTAGSWIYIGSQGIVQGTYETFAELGRQHFNSTLKGTISLTAGLGGMGGAQPLAVTLNEGVCIAIEVDRTRIQRRIETRYLDIMTESIDEAIQLAREAKEQGKPLSIGLLGNAAEVLPEMISKGFTPDVLTDQTSAHDPINGYIPLGYSLEKADELRKADPKAYESESKKSIAEHVKAMLTMQKLGAITFDYGNNIRQVAKDEGVDNAFNFPGFVPAYIRPQFCEGKGPFRWVALSGDPEDIYKTDEVILREFSYNKHLCNWIKMAREKIQFQGLPSRICWLGYGERAKFGKIINDMVASGELKAPIVIGRDHLDSGSVASPNRETEGMMDGSDAVADWPILNALINSIGGASWVSVHHGGGVGMGYSLHAGMVIVADGTPEAAKRLERVLTTDPGMGVVRHADAGYDLAKKTAKEKGIHIPMMD from the coding sequence ATGATGAGTACAAATAAGCGTAGCATTGAAAATTATACAGGATCAGAATTACATGCAAAAGGTTGGATTCAAGAAGCAGCATTAAGAATGCTCATGAATAATTTAAATGAGGATGTAGCAGAAAGACCTGAAGATCTCGTTGTATATGGAGGTATTGGCAAAGCTGCTCGTAATTGGGAAAGCTATGATGCGATTATAAAAACTTTACACAATTTAGAAGACGATGAAACGATGCTTGTTCAATCTGGGAAACCAGTTGCGGTGTTTAAAACACACACGGACGCACCGAGAGTGTTAATTGCAAACTCAAATCTTGTGCCAGCTTGGGCAAATTGGGACCACTTCCATGAGCTTGATAAAAAAGGCTTAATGATGTATGGACAAATGACAGCTGGAAGCTGGATATATATCGGCAGCCAAGGGATCGTTCAAGGCACATATGAAACGTTTGCTGAACTTGGACGCCAGCATTTCAATAGTACACTAAAAGGAACGATATCTCTAACAGCCGGATTAGGTGGTATGGGTGGAGCACAGCCTTTAGCTGTCACTTTAAATGAAGGTGTTTGTATTGCTATTGAGGTAGATCGAACTAGAATTCAACGACGCATTGAAACACGCTATCTAGATATAATGACAGAAAGTATTGATGAAGCTATTCAATTGGCACGTGAAGCGAAGGAACAGGGGAAACCACTATCGATTGGCTTATTAGGAAACGCTGCAGAAGTATTACCAGAAATGATTAGCAAAGGATTTACTCCAGATGTACTAACAGATCAAACGTCCGCACATGATCCAATTAATGGATATATACCTTTAGGCTATTCTCTAGAGAAGGCAGATGAGTTACGTAAAGCTGATCCAAAAGCATATGAGAGTGAATCTAAAAAGAGTATTGCTGAACATGTAAAAGCGATGTTAACAATGCAGAAACTGGGTGCGATTACTTTCGACTATGGAAATAACATTAGGCAGGTAGCAAAGGATGAAGGAGTGGACAACGCTTTTAATTTCCCTGGCTTTGTACCAGCTTATATTCGACCACAGTTTTGTGAAGGAAAAGGGCCTTTCAGATGGGTTGCTTTATCAGGAGACCCAGAAGATATTTATAAGACGGATGAAGTCATTTTACGTGAGTTTAGCTACAATAAACATTTATGCAATTGGATTAAAATGGCTCGTGAAAAAATCCAATTTCAAGGGTTACCATCTCGTATTTGTTGGTTAGGTTATGGAGAGCGCGCTAAATTTGGGAAAATTATTAATGACATGGTTGCTAGCGGTGAGTTGAAAGCACCAATTGTTATTGGACGTGATCATCTAGACTCCGGTTCAGTAGCTTCACCAAATCGTGAAACTGAAGGCATGATGGATGGAAGTGATGCAGTAGCTGATTGGCCAATTTTGAATGCCTTAATAAATAGCATCGGTGGTGCAAGCTGGGTGTCTGTACATCATGGTGGTGGTGTAGGAATGGGATATTCATTGCATGCAGGTATGGTCATCGTTGCTGATGGAACACCAGAAGCTGCAAAAAGGCTTGAACGTGTGTTAACGACAGATCCTGGTATGGGAGTTGTTCGTCATGCAGATGCGGGGTATGATTTAGCGAAAAAGACAGCAAAAGAAAAAGGTATACACATTCCAATGATGGATTAA
- a CDS encoding helix-turn-helix domain-containing protein, with translation MKLLIADRDQDERIGIRWLVSANSFSFEQILLASSFDELIINLENDVPEVTIIELDMIPREHWNILLSRIKQYTQIVIAVSAEATYERAKQAIELQAVDLLVKPNSPESLKKTLYRSVNVLRAEHSSKQRQANKYNTTTYRSLFIQDHQNETADSLMVLQTEDQNKLAELRLFLETYYVMEDVLLLPVSDLIVLVFQNKNTKQLEAVGNRLLQDWDEEKNEPMAIVIHSQGIIKSLHEAYMQAKGALQVTYFKGYRQLIHVKQNVEWHTIDPFLTPQEQREWIDMLNNKDKDMVKSWMYRHFLSISEPFPEPGLVRTRLTSILAQIRRYMKSFYLDQGVYEELYHKVFEEILYSPVLYRSVQQMILFTGQLFDGAQNQLESSRHDVVELGVAYIERNYHHQNLSLEDVAKYTGRSPSYFSHLLNKKMNISFIQLVTNLRVHAAKRLLWETDLSIKEVANKAGFRNANYFSRIFKQVMGVTPREYRMEKDIDLN, from the coding sequence ATGAAATTACTTATTGCAGACCGTGATCAAGATGAAAGGATAGGGATACGTTGGTTAGTATCGGCAAACTCATTTTCATTTGAGCAAATATTGCTAGCTAGTTCATTTGACGAGCTTATTATCAACCTTGAAAATGATGTTCCAGAAGTAACAATCATAGAGCTTGATATGATCCCAAGAGAGCACTGGAACATACTATTGAGTAGGATAAAACAATATACACAAATCGTCATAGCTGTTTCAGCCGAAGCGACATATGAGCGTGCAAAGCAAGCGATAGAGCTGCAAGCTGTTGATTTATTAGTAAAACCAAATTCACCAGAGTCATTAAAGAAAACTTTGTATCGTTCAGTTAATGTTTTAAGAGCGGAACATAGCTCTAAACAACGTCAAGCTAATAAGTATAATACTACAACTTATCGTTCGCTTTTTATCCAAGATCACCAAAATGAAACGGCTGATTCTTTAATGGTATTACAAACTGAAGATCAAAATAAGTTAGCTGAGCTTCGCTTATTTCTTGAAACCTATTATGTAATGGAGGATGTATTACTATTACCTGTCAGTGATTTAATTGTATTAGTTTTTCAAAACAAAAATACAAAACAGTTAGAAGCAGTTGGAAATCGACTCCTTCAAGATTGGGATGAAGAAAAAAATGAACCAATGGCTATCGTTATTCATAGCCAAGGGATAATTAAGTCACTTCACGAAGCATACATGCAAGCAAAAGGGGCATTACAAGTAACATACTTTAAAGGATACAGGCAACTTATACATGTAAAGCAAAATGTTGAATGGCATACTATTGACCCTTTTTTAACTCCTCAAGAGCAAAGAGAATGGATAGATATGCTTAATAATAAGGATAAGGATATGGTTAAGTCATGGATGTACCGCCATTTTCTATCAATTTCAGAGCCTTTTCCCGAACCAGGATTAGTACGAACTAGATTAACAAGCATACTAGCACAAATACGTCGATATATGAAATCGTTTTATTTAGATCAAGGGGTGTACGAAGAGTTATACCATAAGGTTTTTGAAGAAATTTTATATAGTCCAGTCTTATACCGCTCTGTTCAACAAATGATTCTGTTTACGGGTCAATTATTTGATGGTGCTCAAAATCAACTAGAATCTTCACGTCACGATGTCGTCGAACTAGGCGTGGCATATATTGAAAGGAATTATCATCATCAAAATTTATCATTAGAGGACGTTGCTAAATACACAGGTAGAAGCCCCAGCTATTTTAGCCATTTACTTAACAAAAAAATGAACATATCTTTTATTCAGCTTGTGACCAACCTTCGGGTTCACGCTGCGAAGAGATTGTTATGGGAAACAGATTTATCAATTAAAGAGGTTGCAAATAAAGCTGGTTTTCGAAATGCAAATTACTTCAGTAGAATTTTTAAGCAGGTGATGGGTGTTACTCCTAGAGAGTATAGAATGGAGAAAGATATAGATTTAAATTAG
- a CDS encoding Crp/Fnr family transcriptional regulator encodes MSVELKELLNSSEYTVKVNKGSYLFQEGMEATELYIIRSGRIQISKISADGRELTLRICRQDDIVGELTLFTDDAKYILNAKVLEDCEVAVIKKDHLETQFFQNSQLAFEFMKWMSDHFRKTQTKFRDLVLNGKKGALYSTLIRMSNSYGIKKEDGIFIDLPLTNQELANFCGTTRESVNRMLNDLRRQKKISMNKGFITILDLEFLKTEINCEECPAIICSID; translated from the coding sequence ATGTCTGTTGAGCTAAAAGAATTGTTGAATTCCTCTGAGTACACCGTGAAAGTTAACAAAGGCTCATACCTTTTTCAAGAAGGGATGGAGGCTACAGAACTTTACATCATTCGTTCGGGAAGAATACAAATTAGTAAAATTTCTGCAGATGGACGTGAACTTACATTAAGAATATGTCGACAAGATGACATCGTAGGTGAGCTTACACTTTTTACTGATGATGCAAAATATATTCTCAATGCAAAAGTGCTTGAGGATTGTGAAGTAGCTGTCATAAAAAAAGACCATCTCGAGACGCAATTTTTTCAAAATAGCCAACTTGCATTTGAATTTATGAAATGGATGAGTGATCACTTTCGGAAAACGCAAACGAAATTTCGCGATTTAGTTCTAAATGGAAAAAAAGGTGCGCTATATTCTACTCTTATTCGTATGTCAAACAGCTATGGAATTAAGAAAGAAGATGGAATTTTTATTGACTTACCTCTTACGAATCAGGAGCTGGCAAACTTTTGTGGTACAACTAGAGAAAGTGTCAATCGCATGTTAAATGACTTGAGACGTCAAAAGAAAATATCAATGAATAAAGGATTTATTACGATTCTTGATTTAGAGTTCTTAAAAACAGAAATTAATTGTGAAGAGTGCCCTGCTATTATTTGTAGTATTGATTAA
- a CDS encoding MBL fold metallo-hydrolase: MFSKRKVTIFACLLITSLFIFGCSKEDASTTEGPPSLQVIGHASVKIKTSDGKVIYIDPWAGDEEDYSEPADIILSTHGHYDHSDLSKVTKKDQTEIITQFYDFENKKIESDLPGKNIEVLGIHISAVAAYNDHHPIDLSYGYVLEFDGLRVYHTGDTGKIDEMNLLSDKNINYALLGMDGTYDNMNVEEAIDAAIMINADHVIPIHTDAPGIYNEENVEKFEVENKLEVKPGETIQLAEKN, encoded by the coding sequence TTGTTCTCAAAGCGGAAAGTTACTATATTTGCATGTTTATTAATCACTTCACTATTTATATTTGGCTGTAGTAAGGAGGATGCTAGTACTACAGAGGGACCTCCATCACTTCAAGTAATTGGCCACGCAAGTGTGAAAATTAAAACGAGCGATGGGAAAGTCATTTACATCGATCCATGGGCAGGTGATGAGGAGGATTACTCTGAACCAGCAGATATAATTCTATCCACTCATGGACATTATGATCACAGTGATTTGTCAAAAGTAACGAAAAAAGATCAAACAGAAATCATTACACAATTTTACGATTTTGAAAATAAAAAGATTGAGAGTGACTTACCTGGTAAAAACATTGAGGTATTAGGTATTCATATTAGTGCAGTCGCAGCTTATAATGATCACCATCCTATAGATTTATCCTATGGTTATGTACTAGAGTTTGATGGACTGCGAGTTTATCATACAGGAGATACTGGAAAAATAGATGAAATGAATTTATTGTCTGATAAAAATATAAATTATGCCTTATTAGGTATGGACGGTACATATGATAATATGAATGTAGAGGAGGCGATAGATGCAGCAATAATGATTAATGCTGATCATGTCATTCCTATTCATACAGATGCACCTGGCATTTATAATGAAGAAAATGTTGAGAAATTCGAGGTGGAAAATAAATTAGAAGTAAAACCAGGAGAAACGATACAGTTAGCAGAGAAAAACTAG
- a CDS encoding FeoA family protein, with translation MNMANLKKGSTAKIIDLSLASDLVKQRLLYMGVVEGENICLKCVMPFGGPVLIECCGQCISIRRNEAEKIGVDDIVLTNCTIRES, from the coding sequence ATGAACATGGCTAACTTGAAAAAAGGCTCTACAGCAAAAATTATTGATTTGTCATTAGCAAGTGATCTTGTGAAGCAACGGTTATTATACATGGGCGTCGTAGAAGGTGAAAATATTTGCTTAAAGTGTGTCATGCCATTTGGAGGTCCAGTATTGATTGAGTGCTGCGGACAATGTATAAGCATTAGACGTAATGAGGCAGAGAAGATTGGAGTGGATGATATTGTCCTCACAAATTGCACTATTCGGGAATCCTAA
- the moaA gene encoding GTP 3',8-cyclase MoaA, translated as MVNQAISIQDQHHRPLRDIRISVTDRCNFRCSYCMPADIFGPDFPFLQRKELLTFEEISRLVKCFAEIGVKKVRLTGGEPLLRKDLHILIKQLSLIDGIEDIALTTNGIYLPKYAKELKQAGLQRVNISLDAIEDEIFKEMNGRSVGVSPVLKGIAAAKKEGLIVKVNMVVKKGLNDSQIIPMAKYFKKEEIPIRYIEFMDVGSTNGWNYDQVVTKKQIFHQLEEHFELEPVEQRYFGEVATCYRHKGTDTEIGFITSVSESFCSSCTRARISADGKMYNCLFASKGHDFKKILRANASSETIIEEIKKVWGARHDRYSDERTEHSAKMREKIEMSYIGG; from the coding sequence ATGGTCAATCAGGCAATATCAATTCAAGACCAACATCATCGCCCTTTGCGGGATATAAGAATATCAGTTACAGACAGATGTAATTTCCGTTGTTCATATTGCATGCCAGCAGACATCTTCGGCCCTGATTTTCCATTTTTACAAAGGAAAGAACTATTGACGTTTGAAGAAATTTCTAGACTCGTCAAATGCTTTGCTGAGATTGGTGTGAAGAAAGTAAGGTTAACTGGGGGAGAACCGTTACTTAGAAAGGATCTTCATATTTTAATTAAGCAACTGTCATTAATAGATGGGATTGAGGATATTGCTCTTACGACAAACGGAATATATTTACCAAAATATGCGAAAGAGTTAAAGCAAGCTGGTTTACAGCGTGTAAATATAAGCTTAGATGCTATTGAAGATGAAATCTTTAAAGAAATGAACGGCAGATCTGTAGGTGTATCACCAGTTTTAAAAGGTATAGCAGCTGCTAAAAAAGAGGGCCTAATCGTAAAAGTTAATATGGTTGTTAAAAAGGGCTTAAATGATTCACAAATCATACCGATGGCGAAATATTTTAAAAAGGAAGAGATTCCTATTCGCTATATTGAGTTTATGGATGTCGGTAGCACAAATGGCTGGAATTATGATCAAGTGGTAACGAAAAAACAAATATTTCACCAATTAGAAGAACACTTTGAATTAGAACCAGTGGAGCAACGGTATTTTGGCGAAGTAGCAACATGCTATCGTCACAAAGGCACAGATACAGAAATAGGGTTCATTACATCTGTTTCAGAGTCATTTTGTTCTAGCTGTACAAGGGCTCGTATATCAGCAGATGGGAAAATGTACAATTGTTTATTCGCATCGAAGGGCCACGATTTTAAGAAAATATTGCGCGCTAATGCATCAAGCGAAACAATTATAGAGGAAATTAAAAAGGTGTGGGGAGCACGACACGATCGTTATTCAGATGAACGTACTGAACATTCAGCAAAAATGAGAGAAAAAATCGAAATGTCCTACATTGGTGGGTGA
- a CDS encoding RNA polymerase sigma factor codes for MKKVAENKDKILNDYNVDFSQLISTNYQRIHTYCFHMLRNVLDAEDATQEVFVKAYNNLHKITNETNLSAWLYKIAYHHCLNVIKRQRLIKFIPFQPHNEPLAHNNATMHETEFSEEISDALRELSAKERTIIILKTVQELSYTEIEQIMSSNQPAVRKCYERARKKLKRYLLANENRRIKDEEISFL; via the coding sequence TTGAAAAAGGTAGCAGAAAACAAAGACAAAATATTGAACGATTATAACGTTGATTTTAGCCAATTGATTAGTACAAATTATCAAAGGATTCATACATATTGTTTTCATATGCTTAGAAATGTCCTAGATGCTGAAGATGCTACTCAAGAAGTGTTCGTGAAGGCTTATAATAACTTGCATAAAATAACCAATGAAACCAATCTATCTGCTTGGTTATACAAAATTGCATATCATCATTGTTTGAATGTCATAAAAAGACAAAGGTTAATCAAATTTATACCATTTCAACCTCATAATGAACCGCTAGCTCATAATAATGCAACAATGCATGAAACAGAGTTTAGTGAAGAGATTTCAGATGCTTTACGAGAATTATCAGCAAAAGAACGTACGATTATTATTTTAAAAACAGTTCAGGAGCTTTCATACACAGAAATTGAGCAAATTATGAGTAGTAATCAACCTGCAGTGCGCAAATGCTATGAGCGGGCTAGGAAAAAGCTAAAAAGATATTTACTAGCAAACGAGAATAGGAGGATAAAAGATGAAGAAATTTCATTCCTTTGA
- the ric gene encoding iron-sulfur cluster repair di-iron protein, whose protein sequence is MPNKFDENMIVGEVVAEFPKASDIFKSYRIDFCCNGNRPIKESALERNVSTEKIIAELNNLYEEKENDSSSQHNWNSASITELINRIIDKHHRYLEEELPQLSPYVTKVMRVHGQAHPELIQVHKLFNTLKADLEEHLMGEETELFPSFLAFEHDPSNSNRDKIVNILEATKNEHETAGDILKELRTVTNNFTPPLGACRTYQLVFNRLEELESDLFEHIHLENNILFNKIS, encoded by the coding sequence ATGCCAAATAAATTTGATGAAAACATGATTGTAGGGGAAGTTGTAGCAGAATTTCCTAAAGCTAGTGATATTTTTAAATCGTATAGGATTGATTTTTGTTGTAATGGGAATAGACCTATAAAAGAATCAGCTCTTGAAAGAAATGTTTCTACAGAAAAAATAATTGCAGAGCTAAACAATTTATATGAAGAGAAAGAAAACGATTCAAGTTCTCAACACAACTGGAATTCAGCATCTATTACCGAACTTATCAACCGCATAATAGATAAACATCATCGTTATTTAGAAGAGGAGCTTCCACAATTAAGCCCGTATGTAACAAAGGTGATGAGGGTCCATGGACAAGCCCACCCAGAACTTATTCAAGTTCATAAGCTATTCAACACGTTAAAAGCAGATTTAGAAGAGCACCTTATGGGTGAAGAAACTGAGCTATTTCCATCATTTTTAGCGTTCGAGCACGATCCTTCTAATAGTAATCGAGACAAAATCGTCAATATTCTCGAAGCTACGAAAAATGAACATGAAACTGCAGGTGATATCTTAAAGGAACTACGTACCGTTACGAATAATTTCACGCCACCATTAGGTGCATGTAGAACGTATCAATTAGTATTTAATCGCTTAGAAGAGCTAGAATCTGATTTATTTGAACATATTCATCTAGAAAATAATATTTTATTTAATAAGATTTCATAA
- a CDS encoding agmatinase family protein, with the protein MSNYPYPLLKRPPFSWDRNENITEPKVHEWIETLPVNHDVKWENFDISILGIPLSRSSISASAASENPEAMRREWKSFTTYNIDYDIDLTDLSVVDLGDVKQHVTDIALCHQNITDAMVAMRQHHPHVFPIMLGGDHSITAMLVKGWKQSHPNEKIGILQFDTHFDLRDVDEFGPANGTPIRNLIENEIVEGKHVYNIGLHGFFNAKSLKDYADECGLNYTTLREARKQGIEHVVKRAIDELSNQVDTIYLTVDMDVLDITAGPGAPAATPGGMRADELFDAVYIAGQSDKVKAMDIVCLDPHKDQANSTVKAGVHVMLSFLSGYINRSGEKSSFR; encoded by the coding sequence GTGTCTAATTATCCGTACCCGTTGCTTAAGCGACCACCATTTAGCTGGGATAGAAACGAGAATATAACAGAACCTAAAGTACATGAATGGATTGAAACATTACCTGTAAATCATGATGTTAAGTGGGAGAACTTTGATATTTCTATTTTAGGAATACCTCTTTCACGATCATCAATTAGTGCATCAGCCGCCAGTGAGAATCCTGAGGCGATGCGCAGAGAATGGAAGTCTTTTACGACATATAATATTGATTATGACATTGATTTAACGGACCTTTCTGTAGTAGATTTAGGTGATGTCAAACAGCATGTTACAGACATTGCATTGTGTCATCAAAATATTACCGATGCAATGGTAGCAATGCGTCAACATCATCCACATGTGTTCCCAATCATGCTCGGTGGAGATCATTCTATTACTGCAATGCTAGTGAAAGGGTGGAAGCAGTCACATCCTAATGAGAAAATAGGTATTTTACAGTTTGATACTCATTTTGATTTACGAGATGTAGATGAATTTGGTCCAGCAAACGGTACTCCAATTAGAAATCTTATTGAAAACGAGATAGTAGAAGGTAAGCATGTATATAATATAGGTCTTCACGGTTTCTTTAATGCGAAATCATTAAAGGACTATGCGGACGAGTGTGGGCTGAATTATACGACACTACGTGAGGCACGTAAGCAAGGGATTGAACACGTAGTAAAGCGAGCAATAGATGAACTGAGTAATCAGGTAGATACAATATATTTGACTGTTGATATGGATGTACTAGATATTACTGCTGGACCTGGGGCACCGGCTGCAACACCAGGTGGGATGAGAGCAGATGAGTTGTTTGATGCAGTTTATATTGCTGGTCAAAGTGACAAAGTGAAGGCAATGGATATTGTTTGTCTCGATCCACATAAGGATCAAGCAAATTCAACTGTCAAAGCAGGCGTACATGTCATGCTATCGTTTTTATCTGGATATATAAATAGATCAGGTGAGAAGAGCTCTTTTCGTTAA
- a CDS encoding DUF4269 domain-containing protein, with protein sequence MYNSLISLKVGTAKQRKAYSAIENLGIMKDLVEYDPVVCGTIPIGVDVIDSDLDIIMEVDHLHKLRFENKVKKLYENEIDFKITRKNIRNLEVVKANFIYHGFEFEIFGQSQPVLQQYAYQHMVIERFIIKEFPGIREQVINLKIKGYKTEPAFCEILGLSGDSYEALLNFGREKGII encoded by the coding sequence GTGTATAATTCTCTGATAAGTTTAAAAGTGGGAACAGCAAAACAGCGTAAAGCATATAGTGCCATAGAAAATTTAGGAATAATGAAAGACTTAGTTGAGTATGATCCTGTAGTATGTGGAACGATACCAATTGGTGTTGATGTAATCGATTCTGATTTAGACATTATTATGGAAGTTGATCATTTACATAAACTAAGATTTGAAAATAAAGTAAAAAAACTATATGAGAATGAAATCGATTTTAAGATCACCAGAAAAAATATTAGAAATTTGGAAGTGGTCAAGGCCAATTTTATATATCACGGCTTTGAATTTGAAATATTTGGGCAATCTCAGCCAGTTTTACAACAATATGCTTACCAACACATGGTTATAGAGAGATTTATAATAAAAGAGTTTCCAGGTATAAGGGAACAAGTCATTAATCTAAAAATAAAAGGATATAAGACTGAACCAGCATTTTGTGAAATTTTAGGTCTATCTGGAGATTCTTACGAAGCATTATTAAATTTTGGTAGAGAAAAAGGGATTATTTAA